A part of Micromonospora chersina genomic DNA contains:
- a CDS encoding serine/threonine-protein kinase: MRTLGGRYELERRVGIGGMSEVWRAHDLVLDRTVAVKLISPGLDGEATSVERIRAEARSAARLVHPNVASVHDFGTAALPDGRAVPYIVMELAEGETLAAHLRGGPLDWRIAVRVCAEVSAALAAAHAHGIVHRDVKPANVILTPAGVKVLDFGIATPAGAPDHTPDGIVVGTPAYLAPEQLDRQPATPAADMYALGVLLYYCLTGRLPYAADTTTQLLGSGRRRPPEPLPEIDGLPAEAADLCRRCLATDPTGRPSSLMAALLLAEVVDARVYVPMVATAPRQRRVPVSPWTDRAAAEATEAIAVDAYPTGRAG; encoded by the coding sequence ATGAGGACGCTGGGCGGGCGGTACGAGCTCGAACGGCGCGTCGGCATCGGCGGGATGTCCGAGGTGTGGCGGGCGCACGACCTCGTGCTCGACCGGACCGTCGCGGTGAAGCTGATCTCGCCGGGGCTGGACGGGGAGGCCACCTCGGTGGAGCGCATCCGGGCCGAGGCCCGGTCGGCGGCCCGGCTGGTGCACCCGAACGTGGCAAGCGTGCACGACTTCGGCACTGCCGCCCTGCCGGACGGGCGCGCGGTGCCGTACATCGTGATGGAGCTGGCCGAGGGGGAGACGCTCGCCGCCCACCTGCGCGGCGGCCCGCTCGACTGGCGGATCGCGGTGCGGGTCTGCGCCGAGGTGAGCGCCGCCCTGGCGGCCGCGCACGCGCACGGCATCGTGCACCGGGACGTGAAGCCGGCGAACGTGATCCTCACCCCGGCCGGGGTGAAGGTGCTCGACTTCGGGATCGCCACCCCGGCGGGCGCACCGGACCACACCCCGGACGGGATCGTGGTCGGCACGCCCGCGTACCTGGCGCCGGAGCAGCTCGACCGGCAGCCGGCCACGCCCGCCGCCGACATGTACGCCCTGGGCGTGCTCCTCTACTACTGCCTGACCGGTCGCCTCCCGTACGCGGCCGACACCACCACCCAGCTGCTCGGTTCGGGGCGGCGCCGGCCACCGGAGCCGCTGCCGGAGATCGACGGGTTGCCGGCCGAGGCGGCCGACCTGTGCCGGCGCTGCCTCGCCACCGACCCGACCGGCCGGCCGAGCAGCCTGATGGCCGCGCTGCTGCTCGCCGAGGTGGTGGACGCCCGTGTCTACGTGCCGATGGTCGCGACGGCTCCCCGGCAGCGGCGCGTGCCCGTGTCGCCGTGGACCGACCGGGCGGCCGCCGAGGCGACCGAGGCGATCGCCGTCGACGCGTACCCGACGGGTCGGGCCGGCTGA
- a CDS encoding response regulator — protein MGHGTPSPVRILVVDDDPGDVLMIEEALEDSDVEKIIDVVNDGQEAMEFLRREGRHTEAQRPDVILLDLNMPRMDGRQVLGEVKRDENLRTIPIVVLTTSNADTDILGSYTLQANAYVTKPIDLDDFNDVVRRIDEFFGRVVVLPKHP, from the coding sequence ATGGGTCATGGCACCCCGAGCCCCGTTCGTATCCTGGTGGTGGACGACGACCCGGGTGACGTCCTGATGATCGAGGAGGCGCTCGAGGACTCGGACGTCGAGAAGATCATCGACGTGGTCAACGACGGCCAGGAGGCGATGGAGTTCCTGCGCCGCGAGGGCCGGCACACCGAGGCCCAGCGGCCGGACGTCATCCTGCTCGACCTCAACATGCCGCGCATGGACGGGCGTCAGGTGCTCGGCGAGGTGAAGCGGGACGAGAACCTGCGCACCATCCCGATCGTCGTGCTGACCACCTCCAACGCCGACACCGACATCCTCGGCAGCTACACGCTCCAGGCCAACGCGTACGTGACGAAGCCGATCGACCTGGACGACTTCAACGACGTGGTGCGGCGGATCGACGAGTTCTTCGGCCGGGTGGTCGTGCTTCCCAAGCACCCCTGA
- a CDS encoding DUF2267 domain-containing protein encodes MRKQMEGDNQRRRALARDARERGLRPSQTGASLSASKQITSLDQRERSGPPPAGRHKPDTTRGGPAPPPAAVAERPRPLPDERPARVTTMGYRALVDDVSRRAGVDFSTAKVAAEATVLALARALDEAERERLLEAVPVKLHDVVPVDGIERRQDLPGFLAEVGRRSRLTPEQARYQAQATLAALADADGDLVESLRVPDGLRDLLAPPVAGGGLVGATSATAPLDEQELRDALAQLPYWSSDRQSLVRTIELPAGNLDRVLDRLDQLRGETGRGPQIGRPDQDSAVLTVRTQQVDGVTAVDVDLARRVDDAIDEAGAGMAAG; translated from the coding sequence ATGCGCAAGCAGATGGAGGGCGACAACCAGCGCCGCCGGGCCCTGGCCCGGGACGCCCGGGAACGCGGTCTGCGGCCCAGCCAGACCGGCGCCAGCCTGAGCGCGTCCAAGCAGATCACCTCGCTGGACCAGCGCGAACGGTCCGGCCCGCCGCCGGCCGGCCGGCACAAGCCGGACACCACGCGCGGCGGTCCCGCGCCGCCGCCCGCGGCCGTGGCGGAGCGCCCGCGCCCGCTGCCCGACGAGCGGCCGGCCCGGGTGACCACGATGGGCTACCGGGCTCTCGTCGACGACGTGAGCCGGCGGGCCGGGGTGGACTTCTCCACCGCCAAGGTGGCGGCCGAGGCGACAGTGCTCGCGCTGGCCCGGGCGCTCGACGAGGCCGAGCGGGAACGGCTGCTCGAGGCCGTGCCGGTGAAGCTGCACGACGTGGTGCCGGTGGACGGCATCGAGCGGCGGCAGGACCTGCCCGGCTTCCTGGCCGAGGTGGGCCGGCGCAGCCGCCTCACCCCGGAGCAGGCCCGCTACCAGGCGCAGGCCACCCTCGCCGCGCTGGCCGACGCGGACGGCGACCTCGTCGAGTCGCTGCGCGTACCGGACGGGTTGCGGGACCTGCTCGCGCCGCCGGTGGCCGGCGGCGGCCTGGTGGGTGCGACGTCCGCCACCGCTCCGCTGGACGAGCAGGAACTGCGCGACGCGCTCGCCCAGCTGCCGTACTGGTCCAGTGACCGGCAGTCCCTGGTGCGCACCATCGAGCTGCCGGCCGGCAACCTGGACCGGGTGCTCGACCGGCTCGACCAGCTCCGGGGCGAGACCGGGCGCGGCCCGCAGATCGGGCGGCCCGACCAGGACAGTGCCGTGCTCACCGTGCGCACCCAGCAGGTCGACGGGGTGACGGCGGTGGACGTGGACCTGGCCCGGCGGGTGGACGACGCCATCGACGAGGCCGGCGCCGGGATGGCCGCCGGCTGA
- a CDS encoding cobalamin B12-binding domain-containing protein, which translates to MTATTTVADPAHAFPGYLEFLAEADEHGAVEVAVGLLESGVPAERVLLDLVAPAQAEVGERWARDEWSVAQEHAATHVSERVVAAVAAYADPRPTRGRIVVACMDGEWHALPARLVAEVLRLRGWQVTFLGASVPAAHLVSYLHRYDAHAVALACALPMRLPHAHRMIEACRRSDVPVVVGGRGFGGDGRWARVLGVAWAPDAPSAADLLADERALRAVPPARLDHLADDEYASLTKRRGELIDSALADLRERVPGVRDYTPAQLDSTVSDLGYIVDFLAAALYVDDETLFGEFVEWLVAILVSRRVPAGAVGLTLDHYGHLLRDFPRAGRFLDRARALVSGLPAAPAR; encoded by the coding sequence GTGACCGCGACGACCACCGTGGCCGACCCGGCTCACGCCTTCCCCGGCTACCTGGAGTTCCTGGCGGAGGCCGACGAGCACGGCGCCGTCGAGGTGGCCGTCGGGCTGCTGGAGTCCGGCGTGCCGGCCGAGCGCGTGCTGCTGGACCTGGTGGCCCCCGCGCAGGCCGAGGTGGGGGAGCGGTGGGCGCGTGACGAGTGGAGCGTGGCCCAGGAGCACGCCGCCACCCACGTCAGCGAGCGGGTGGTGGCCGCCGTCGCCGCGTACGCCGATCCCCGCCCGACCCGGGGCCGGATCGTGGTGGCCTGCATGGACGGGGAGTGGCACGCGCTGCCGGCCCGGCTGGTGGCCGAGGTGCTGCGGCTGCGCGGCTGGCAGGTGACCTTCCTCGGGGCCAGCGTGCCCGCCGCGCACCTGGTCTCCTACCTGCACCGCTACGACGCGCACGCGGTGGCGCTGGCCTGCGCGCTGCCGATGCGGCTGCCGCACGCCCACCGGATGATCGAGGCGTGCCGCCGCTCGGACGTGCCGGTGGTGGTGGGCGGGCGCGGCTTCGGCGGCGACGGCCGCTGGGCCCGGGTGCTCGGGGTGGCCTGGGCGCCGGACGCGCCCAGCGCGGCTGACCTGCTCGCCGACGAGCGGGCGCTGCGCGCGGTGCCGCCGGCCCGGCTCGACCACCTCGCCGACGACGAGTACGCGAGCCTCACGAAGCGTCGCGGCGAGCTGATCGACAGCGCTCTGGCCGACCTGCGGGAGCGGGTGCCGGGGGTACGCGACTACACCCCGGCGCAGCTCGACTCGACAGTGAGCGACCTCGGCTACATCGTCGACTTCCTCGCCGCCGCCCTCTACGTCGACGACGAGACCCTCTTCGGCGAGTTCGTCGAGTGGCTGGTGGCGATCCTGGTCAGCCGCCGGGTCCCGGCGGGCGCCGTGGGGCTCACCCTCGACCACTATGGACACCTGCTGCGCGACTTTCCCCGCGCCGGGCGCTTCCTCGACCGGGCTCGTGCCCTGGTCAGCGGGCTGCCGGCCGCCCCGGCACGGTGA
- a CDS encoding ATPase, with amino-acid sequence MRFSVVETGYDQRQVDSCLDELGIRLVRLAARAESAAGAGREWDQIREDATHLCDFLRRRTAVVEAEVVAGTAAEREAAALLAQARSELEAAREEARQVREQAYAEAVRARRDFEAALLARRRREARVDEVLAGVRGDVVPPETPTAAAGLPTGGAAERSAA; translated from the coding sequence ATGAGGTTCTCCGTGGTTGAGACCGGTTACGACCAGCGGCAGGTGGACTCCTGCCTGGACGAGCTGGGAATCCGGTTGGTCCGGCTCGCCGCCCGCGCGGAGAGCGCCGCCGGCGCGGGCCGGGAGTGGGACCAGATCCGGGAGGACGCGACCCACCTCTGCGACTTCCTGCGCCGCCGCACCGCCGTCGTGGAGGCGGAGGTGGTCGCCGGGACGGCCGCCGAGCGGGAGGCCGCCGCGCTGCTTGCCCAGGCCCGCAGCGAGCTGGAGGCCGCCCGGGAGGAGGCCCGCCAGGTCCGCGAGCAGGCGTACGCCGAGGCGGTCCGTGCGCGTCGCGACTTCGAGGCGGCGCTGCTGGCCCGCCGCCGGCGCGAGGCCCGCGTCGACGAGGTCCTCGCGGGGGTACGCGGCGACGTGGTGCCGCCGGAGACCCCGACCGCCGCTGCGGGGCTGCCGACCGGTGGCGCCGCCGAGCGCAGCGCGGCCTGA
- a CDS encoding STAS domain-containing protein — MPSQLLTIEVDRLAAGRARLRLTGELDFDTAPDLVAAAAELRRDGCQELLLDFAGVTLCDSSGLSALVVVHRAGAGAVRLDSVNPPVRQLLDRTGLTELLAVPPSTATGDARQVG; from the coding sequence ATGCCCTCTCAGCTGTTGACGATCGAGGTGGACCGGCTCGCCGCCGGACGTGCTCGGCTCCGGCTGACCGGCGAGCTCGACTTCGACACCGCGCCCGACCTCGTGGCCGCCGCCGCCGAGCTGCGCCGCGACGGCTGCCAGGAGCTGCTGCTCGACTTCGCCGGGGTGACGCTGTGCGACTCCTCGGGCCTCAGCGCGCTGGTGGTCGTCCACCGGGCCGGCGCCGGCGCGGTGCGGCTGGACTCCGTGAACCCGCCGGTACGCCAACTGCTGGACCGCACCGGGCTGACCGAGCTGCTGGCCGTCCCGCCGTCCACGGCGACCGGGGACGCCCGCCAGGTCGGCTGA
- a CDS encoding endonuclease/exonuclease/phosphatase family protein — protein MTEQMVDERAAGEPAGRRGRRGLVVSVCAVLLTVLLVGHRAVPNVHGLGSLVDSATPLLGLGVPPLVLAALLRRSRPALLVVLLPAVVWAALYGGAWLPQAAGAGATSLRVASQNLRSGNPDPAATVDALADADPDLIGLQEVDDGERVAAALGGRYPHRATVSTVALWSRWPIREAHGVDTGLGWDRALRAVVAAPQGDLAVYVVHLGSARAGHTATRDETVAALAATVRADDAPRLVVLGDLNTATTDRVFAPLTHLLRDAQADAGQGFGFTWPAGLPVTRPDHVLFRGLTPTAAGVLHTPDSDHRAVTAGFRW, from the coding sequence GTGACGGAGCAGATGGTCGATGAGCGGGCCGCCGGAGAACCCGCCGGCCGCCGGGGTCGGCGGGGACTGGTCGTCAGCGTCTGCGCCGTCCTGCTCACCGTGCTGCTCGTCGGCCACCGCGCGGTGCCCAACGTGCACGGCCTGGGCAGCCTCGTGGACAGCGCCACGCCACTGCTCGGGCTCGGCGTACCCCCGCTCGTGCTCGCGGCGCTGCTGCGCCGGTCCCGGCCGGCCCTGCTCGTGGTCCTGCTGCCGGCGGTCGTGTGGGCGGCACTCTACGGCGGGGCCTGGCTGCCGCAGGCCGCCGGCGCGGGCGCCACCTCGCTGCGGGTGGCCAGCCAGAACCTGCGCTCCGGCAACCCCGACCCGGCCGCCACGGTCGACGCGCTCGCCGACGCCGACCCGGACCTCATCGGGCTCCAGGAGGTGGACGACGGCGAGCGGGTCGCCGCCGCGCTGGGCGGCCGCTACCCGCACCGGGCCACGGTCTCCACCGTCGCGCTGTGGAGCCGCTGGCCCATCCGCGAGGCGCACGGCGTGGACACCGGCCTCGGCTGGGACCGGGCCCTGCGGGCCGTGGTCGCCGCCCCGCAGGGCGACCTCGCGGTGTACGTGGTCCACCTCGGCTCGGCGCGGGCCGGGCACACCGCCACCCGCGACGAGACCGTCGCCGCCCTCGCCGCCACCGTCCGGGCCGACGACGCGCCCCGGCTCGTCGTGCTCGGCGATCTGAACACCGCCACCACCGACCGGGTCTTCGCGCCGCTCACCCACCTGCTGCGCGACGCCCAGGCCGACGCCGGACAGGGCTTCGGCTTCACCTGGCCGGCGGGCCTTCCGGTGACCCGCCCCGACCACGTCCTCTTCCGGGGGCTCACCCCCACCGCGGCCGGCGTGCTGCACACCCCCGACAGCGACCACCGGGCGGTGACCGCCGGCTTCCGCTGGTGA
- a CDS encoding alpha/beta fold hydrolase: MSQVGVVFERRGAGTPLVLLHGIGHHWAAWSPVLDRLAEAHDVIAVDLPGFGRSPVPAAGLPADMPGLVAAVVELFAALGLDRPHVAGNSLGGAIALELAAAGAVSSATALSPAGFCTPRELRWALTVLTLHRNAARLPEPVLRSLFGNPALRTLALGMILARPNRMALAEALADARALREARAFRAVARAGRGYAFAGAPTVPVTVAWGTRDRILPYRQAALARTRLPAARHLDLTGCGHVPMHDDPELVASVILDTTGARAA, from the coding sequence ATGAGTCAGGTGGGGGTGGTCTTCGAGCGGCGCGGGGCGGGCACGCCGCTGGTGCTGCTGCACGGCATCGGGCACCACTGGGCCGCCTGGTCGCCGGTGCTGGACCGGCTGGCCGAGGCGCACGACGTGATCGCCGTCGACCTGCCCGGGTTCGGCCGCTCGCCGGTGCCCGCCGCCGGTCTGCCCGCCGACATGCCCGGCCTGGTGGCCGCGGTGGTGGAGCTGTTCGCCGCGCTCGGGCTGGACCGCCCGCACGTCGCGGGCAACAGCCTCGGCGGCGCCATCGCGCTGGAGCTGGCCGCCGCCGGTGCGGTCTCCTCGGCCACCGCCCTCTCCCCCGCCGGCTTCTGCACCCCGCGCGAGCTGCGCTGGGCGCTCACCGTGCTCACCCTGCACCGCAACGCGGCGCGGCTGCCCGAGCCGGTGCTGCGCTCACTGTTCGGCAACCCGGCGCTGCGCACGCTCGCGCTGGGCATGATCCTGGCCCGGCCGAACCGGATGGCGCTCGCCGAGGCGCTTGCCGACGCGCGGGCGCTCCGCGAGGCGCGCGCCTTCCGCGCGGTGGCCCGGGCCGGCCGCGGCTACGCGTTCGCCGGCGCGCCGACCGTGCCGGTGACGGTCGCCTGGGGCACCCGGGACCGGATCCTGCCCTACCGGCAGGCCGCACTGGCCCGGACCCGGCTGCCGGCGGCCCGGCACCTGGACCTGACCGGCTGCGGGCACGTGCCGATGCACGACGACCCGGAGCTGGTCGCCTCGGTCATCCTCGACACCACCGGCGCGCGGGCGGCCTGA
- a CDS encoding OsmC family protein codes for MPDPSSWLAETATATAAGGHVRTEDGGLSSALASPLAPHCTGLTPEQLLAAAFASCLHHAAVEAAGEITDEAHTVEVTAAAKLGRDDDGRYRADVHAEISSAGLTREQLADLVAHADRLWPFSSGDNSRHRLTVTPAENGRH; via the coding sequence ATGCCGGATCCGAGTTCCTGGCTGGCCGAGACGGCCACGGCGACCGCCGCGGGCGGTCACGTACGCACCGAGGACGGCGGTCTCTCCTCCGCCCTGGCGTCCCCGTTGGCGCCGCACTGCACCGGCCTGACGCCCGAACAGCTCCTGGCTGCCGCGTTCGCCTCCTGCCTGCACCACGCGGCGGTGGAGGCGGCCGGTGAGATCACCGACGAGGCGCACACCGTCGAGGTGACCGCTGCGGCGAAGCTGGGCCGCGACGACGACGGCCGCTACCGGGCCGACGTGCACGCCGAGATCTCCTCGGCCGGCCTCACCCGGGAGCAACTGGCCGACCTGGTGGCGCACGCGGACCGGCTCTGGCCGTTCTCCAGCGGCGACAACAGCCGGCACCGGCTGACGGTCACCCCGGCGGAGAACGGCCGGCACTGA
- a CDS encoding STAS domain-containing protein, with protein sequence MVAPRRNTPEATPLTLSVDRSDPVAPVVKVGGDLAFTTATPLRVEVDRLLAEGPATLVLDFGDLLFIDSTGLSVIVHAWREGQQRGTAVLLREPPRFLTTILDMTGVTGLLSRPRPEDRPATDSSAFA encoded by the coding sequence ATGGTGGCACCCCGACGGAACACGCCCGAGGCGACGCCGCTGACCCTCTCCGTGGACCGGTCCGACCCCGTGGCCCCGGTCGTGAAGGTCGGCGGTGACCTGGCCTTCACCACGGCCACCCCGCTGCGCGTCGAGGTCGACCGGCTGCTGGCCGAGGGCCCCGCGACGCTCGTGCTGGACTTCGGCGACCTGCTCTTCATCGACAGCACCGGCCTGTCGGTGATCGTGCACGCCTGGCGGGAGGGTCAGCAGCGGGGCACCGCGGTCCTGCTCCGGGAGCCGCCCCGCTTCCTCACCACGATCCTCGACATGACGGGGGTCACCGGCCTGCTGTCCCGGCCACGGCCGGAGGACCGGCCGGCGACGGATTCGTCCGCGTTCGCGTGA
- a CDS encoding PP2C family protein-serine/threonine phosphatase has translation MTAADVRGADPGDGRVSRPGAGRARPRSVAAPALPPLAPDRDLPTPDWSEVVEHFREGLIVCDADGVVRHLSPVAERLVPEVVAGEVLAAASVPALLAADPGEFAHHGRRLRLRRVSLSAARRCWYVEDVTESVSRADALLAERARSAFLAVVGEKLGNPLHPDRAAAAVVRLAVPTLADAAVLVLAPRSGRARWWRAVRADDEAPAVDSGMLAATALPSAIAEGLGGAEPHALDWLVEQAVEAGWLPGLDAAGATARVVPLPGREMPAGVLLVARRAGRWYDDADLDLVRAFAARAGAALTTAVLYRDQAEVADTLQASLLPVEPAAATGVQWGTAYRPAQAGLRIGGDFYGSHRLVDGGSVFFLGDVSGKGVEAAVFTGQLRQCLHALHRVESQPGRLLKLLNDALLETTQAHGQGRFATMVLGVVRPHRDGSLTLTMAGGGHLPPLVLRASGEVEVVPLSGMLIGVVPDPRIGEVTVHLAPGETCLLYSDGVTEARGGRRGDEQFGAERLLHAVTGCHRMPAPALAERIEQVTCDWLGHGDHDDIAVLALRATGPGRPGRHLHAVQGPTGADRPRETTA, from the coding sequence GTGACTGCTGCCGACGTCAGGGGTGCTGACCCGGGCGACGGACGGGTCTCCAGGCCGGGCGCCGGAAGGGCTCGCCCGAGGTCCGTCGCCGCTCCCGCCCTGCCGCCCCTGGCCCCGGACCGCGACCTGCCCACCCCCGACTGGTCGGAGGTGGTGGAGCACTTCCGCGAGGGCCTCATCGTCTGCGACGCCGACGGCGTGGTGCGGCACCTCAGCCCGGTTGCCGAGCGGCTGGTTCCCGAGGTGGTGGCCGGCGAGGTGCTGGCCGCGGCCAGCGTGCCCGCGCTGCTCGCCGCCGACCCGGGCGAGTTCGCCCATCACGGGCGTCGGCTGCGGCTGCGGCGGGTTTCGCTCTCCGCGGCCCGCCGCTGCTGGTACGTCGAGGACGTCACCGAGAGCGTCAGCCGGGCCGACGCGCTGCTCGCCGAGCGGGCCCGCTCGGCGTTCCTCGCCGTGGTCGGCGAGAAGCTCGGCAACCCCCTGCACCCCGACCGGGCCGCCGCGGCGGTGGTCCGGCTGGCCGTGCCGACCCTGGCCGACGCCGCCGTGCTGGTGCTGGCCCCGCGCTCCGGCCGGGCCCGCTGGTGGCGGGCGGTACGGGCGGACGACGAGGCGCCCGCCGTGGACAGCGGCATGCTCGCCGCCACGGCGCTGCCGTCGGCGATCGCGGAGGGCCTCGGCGGGGCCGAGCCGCACGCCCTGGACTGGCTGGTCGAGCAGGCCGTCGAGGCCGGCTGGCTGCCGGGGCTCGACGCGGCCGGAGCCACCGCGCGGGTGGTGCCGCTGCCCGGGCGGGAGATGCCGGCCGGCGTGCTGCTGGTGGCCCGCCGGGCCGGCCGCTGGTACGACGACGCCGACCTCGACCTGGTCCGCGCCTTCGCGGCCCGCGCCGGCGCCGCGCTGACCACCGCCGTGCTCTACCGCGACCAGGCGGAGGTCGCCGACACCCTCCAGGCCAGCCTGCTGCCCGTCGAGCCGGCGGCGGCTACCGGCGTGCAGTGGGGCACCGCGTACCGGCCGGCGCAGGCCGGGTTGCGGATCGGCGGTGACTTCTACGGCTCCCACCGGCTCGTCGACGGCGGTTCGGTCTTCTTCCTGGGCGACGTCTCGGGCAAGGGCGTCGAGGCGGCGGTGTTCACCGGCCAGCTCCGGCAGTGCCTGCACGCGCTGCACCGGGTCGAGTCGCAGCCGGGACGGCTGCTGAAGCTCCTCAACGACGCGCTGCTGGAGACCACCCAGGCGCACGGGCAGGGTCGCTTCGCCACCATGGTGCTGGGTGTGGTCCGCCCGCACCGCGACGGCAGCCTCACCCTGACCATGGCCGGCGGCGGCCACCTCCCGCCGCTGGTGCTGCGGGCCTCCGGCGAGGTCGAGGTGGTGCCGCTGAGCGGCATGCTGATCGGCGTGGTGCCGGATCCACGAATCGGCGAGGTGACCGTGCACCTGGCGCCGGGCGAGACCTGCCTGCTCTACAGCGACGGCGTGACCGAGGCGCGGGGCGGCCGGCGCGGCGACGAGCAGTTCGGCGCCGAGCGGCTGCTCCACGCGGTGACGGGCTGCCACCGGATGCCCGCCCCGGCACTGGCCGAGCGGATCGAGCAGGTGACCTGCGACTGGCTGGGCCACGGCGACCACGACGACATCGCGGTGCTCGCGCTGCGGGCCACCGGCCCCGGCCGCCCGGGCCGTCACCTGCACGCGGTGCAGGGCCCGACCGGCGCCGACCGACCGAGGGAGACCACCGCGTGA
- a CDS encoding STAS domain-containing protein, with protein sequence MTFTVTHARLDGGPARLRLAGELDLSTAPELTAAIDRLAADGHRELLLDLTELTFCDSTGIAAFVRGDNLATAAGGWLRITGATGRVARVLRMTGLDEVLRYEAGRADPATPAAS encoded by the coding sequence GTGACGTTCACCGTCACGCACGCCCGGCTGGACGGCGGCCCGGCCCGCCTCCGGCTCGCGGGTGAGCTCGACCTGAGCACCGCGCCGGAGCTCACCGCCGCCATCGACCGGTTGGCCGCCGACGGGCACCGCGAGCTGCTGCTGGACCTCACGGAGCTGACCTTCTGCGACTCCACGGGCATCGCCGCGTTCGTCCGCGGCGACAACCTCGCGACCGCCGCGGGCGGCTGGTTGCGGATCACCGGGGCGACCGGGCGGGTGGCCCGGGTGCTCCGGATGACCGGGCTGGACGAGGTGCTGCGCTACGAGGCGGGCAGGGCCGACCCGGCCACGCCGGCCGCCTCCTGA
- a CDS encoding SDR family oxidoreductase, with product MSIDGRPPGRLAGKVVLVTGAARGIGEHTARLAAARGARLALVGLEPDRLAALAAELGPGHVWFPADVTDQAELAAAVDGTVAALGGIDAVVANAGVANRGTIAVGDVEALVRTVEVNLIGAMRTAAATVPALTARRGYLLIVSSAAAFAALPGMAAYCASKAGVEHFGTAIRLELAHRGVAVGTAHPSWVDTDLVREARADLPAFEAALAKLPWPMRRTTTVQECAAAFVRAIERRQRRVYVPRAVGAVQAVRSVLVSPLADRLIGRTARDTVPLIEEQARALGRGFGASTPEVRR from the coding sequence ATGTCCATCGACGGTCGTCCCCCCGGCCGGCTGGCCGGCAAGGTCGTGCTGGTGACCGGGGCGGCCCGGGGCATCGGTGAGCACACCGCCCGGCTCGCCGCCGCCCGGGGCGCCCGGCTGGCGCTGGTCGGGCTGGAGCCCGACCGCCTCGCCGCGCTCGCCGCGGAGCTGGGTCCCGGGCACGTGTGGTTTCCCGCCGACGTCACCGACCAGGCCGAGCTGGCCGCCGCTGTCGACGGCACGGTCGCGGCGCTGGGCGGAATCGACGCCGTGGTGGCGAACGCCGGGGTGGCCAACCGGGGCACCATCGCCGTCGGCGACGTCGAGGCGCTGGTCCGCACGGTCGAGGTGAACCTCATCGGTGCGATGCGCACCGCGGCGGCGACCGTGCCGGCGCTCACCGCCCGCCGGGGCTACCTGCTGATCGTCTCCTCCGCCGCCGCGTTCGCCGCGCTGCCCGGAATGGCCGCCTACTGCGCCTCGAAGGCCGGCGTCGAGCACTTCGGCACGGCCATCCGGCTGGAGCTGGCGCACCGCGGGGTGGCCGTGGGCACGGCGCACCCGTCCTGGGTGGACACCGACCTGGTCCGGGAGGCCCGGGCCGACCTGCCGGCGTTCGAGGCGGCGCTGGCGAAGCTGCCCTGGCCGATGCGGCGGACCACCACGGTGCAGGAGTGCGCCGCGGCGTTCGTCCGGGCGATCGAGCGCCGCCAGCGGCGGGTCTACGTGCCACGAGCCGTCGGCGCCGTGCAGGCGGTCCGGTCGGTGCTGGTCAGCCCGCTCGCCGACCGGCTGATCGGCCGGACCGCGAGGGACACCGTCCCGCTCATCGAGGAGCAGGCCCGGGCGCTCGGCCGGGGCTTCGGAGCGAGCACGCCGGAGGTGCGGCGGTGA